From Corvus cornix cornix isolate S_Up_H32 chromosome 1A, ASM73873v5, whole genome shotgun sequence, a single genomic window includes:
- the MRPL42 gene encoding 39S ribosomal protein L42, mitochondrial, whose amino-acid sequence MAMSLRTAWSSLFWMRSVANCKQVPLQNGAVYHACHKSTYSVLPEDYNCKVELAVTSDLKTIVCYHPSLEIPYEHTKPIPRPDPVNNKEENLDQVLKSRLDEKELKNERGPTIEELSKMFYTTKHRWYPVGQYHRRRKNPNPPKDR is encoded by the exons ATGGCAATGTCACTTAGAACTGCATGGTCCAGCCTCTTTTGGATGCGTTCAGTAGCAAACTGTAAACAGGTCCCACTGCAGA ATGGAGCTGTGTATCATGCTTGCCATAAATCTACATACTCAGTTCTCCCTGAAGACTACAACTG caaGGTGGAACTTGCAGTGACATCCGATTTGAAGACAATTGTCTGCTACCACCCTTCGCTTGAGATTCCATACGAGCATACAAAA CCCATTCCACGGCCAGATCCAGTGaataataaagaagaaaaccttgATCAAGTTTTGAAATCCAGATTGGATGAAAAAGAGCTAAAAAACGAGAGAGGTCCTACAATTGAAGAGCTCAGCAAAATGTTTTACACAACAAAACATCGCTGGTATCCTGTGGGACA gtatCATAGAAGACGCAAGAATCCTAATCCTCCTAAAGACCGATAA